The sequence CATGAAGCAAGATTTGACGGGGATTTAACGAGATATCAATCAAGCCCTCCCCCGCACGACGAGGTCCCCCATGAAGAAGATCGCCCTGCCCCTGCTGCTGCTCTCGCTTTCCCTCTCGCTTGCAGGCTGCGGCCTCGGGACCCCCTCGGCCTCGCAGCTGAGCGCCTCCGACGACGCGCAGCTTGCGGCCGAATCCCTCTCCGGCGGCGACGAGGCGCGTCTTTCGGCCATCGTCGAGCGGCTCTCGGGCGACTTTTTAGGCACCGCCTCGCTGGAGGCCGCGTCGTCGGATCCGTTCGTCGGGCCGCGCGCGGGCCTGCTGTACCGCGCCCTCGACAAGAGCCAGGTCCTGCGCACGCTCGGTTACAAGCTCTCGGGCGCCATCGTGAAGCGCCACTTCAGCAAACCCGGAACGGTCGACGACGTCCCGCCCATCGGACCGGCGGATCGCGCCGCCCTGAGCCGCGCCCTGCAGCCCGGGGACGTGATCCAGTGCGGCAACAACAGCTCGTTCGTGCATGCGATCTTCTACCTGGGCGACGACGTGATCGTCCACGCCCTGGCCCAGGAGGGCTTCGGCCGCAAGATGATCGGGGTGCGCGAGGAGACGCTGACGGCCTACCTGGATCGCGCCGAGCGGGACAAGGTGGTGGTCCTGAGGCCGCGCTGGACGCCCGAGAAGCTCCAGGACGCGATCGCCTTCTCCCGGGCCCAGGTCGGCAAGGACTACGACACCCTCTTCATGACCGACGCGGACGATCGCTTCTACTGCACCGAGCTGGTCTACCGGATCCTGACCCGCACCGGGGTCGCGCGGGTCGAGCCCCACAAGGTCAAGGGCGGCTGGCGGCTCGTCATGAACGAGGACTTCCGCAAGAGCCCGGACCTCGCGGTGGTCTACCGCCTCAACCACGACTAGAGGCGATCGAGAAAAAGCGGGGCGCTCATCAGAGCGCCCCGCTTCGGCTGTTAGTACTGGTTGATGGCCGAGAGGCGCCAGTCGTCCTCGCCGCGGGTGCGGTTGAAGGTCCAGGCCTCCTTGAACTCGACCGGCTCGCTCGTCGAGCCCTCGACCACCTGACCGTGGCGCTCCATGTAGTCCACGAGGCGGGCGTAGATCTTGACGGTGATGTACTCCTCGCGGTCCTCGGTCCACGCCTCGGTGAGCTCGAAGGAGCGCATGACGATGTTCTTGATGACGTTGCGCTCGCCTCGGCCGGCCATGGTGTCGAGGTCCTCGCGGAAGTAGTCGAACATCTCGGGGGTGGTCAGGCCGCGCAGGGCCGCCTGATCGTTGCTCGACCAGGCCTCCTGGACCCGGAAGAAGACGCCCGACAGGGCATCCTCGGTCTGCTCGGTCTTGAAGCCGGGGCTGTTGAGGGCGATGGCCGCGAGGCCCTGCTCCTTGGTCTGGCGGTAGCCGCCGATGTCGGTGATGGTGGGCGCCTGGGCGCCGAACTGCGAGGGCTGGTCGAAGGTCTGCCTGCCGAAGGGGTCCGAGGGGGCCCCCTGGCTGCCCGGCGCGTAGCTCGGCTGCTGGCGGTTCTTGAGCATGCGGTAGGCCATGAAGGCCAGGCCGCCGAGCAACAGCAGCGTCAGGAAGCCGCCGCCACCGCCGCCGCCCATGCCGCCGAAGCCTCCAAAGAGGCCGCCCAGCATCGAGAAGAGGGCGCTGCCCGCGAGCGCGCCGGCGAGGCCCGCCATGAACGGGTTGCGCTGGAACCAGGAGGGCTTGTTCTGCTGGAGCGGGTTGGTCCTTGCCGAGGCTGCGGGGTTGTTCCACTGCCGGGTGCGCTGGATGCCCTGCATGCCGTTGTTGTCGAAGGTGCGCGCGCCGCGCGCCCCCATGGACGAGTACCCGCCCGACCTGGCCGAGCGGCCGGCGCGCGCCGAGGCGTCTTCGGCGACGACCCCGCCGAGGAAGATGCCGAGAGCTGCGATGGCGAGAATTTTACGAGCGTTCAAATGAACCTCCTGTGAGTCGCCGTCCGAGGACGGGGAAAAACGAGATCCGTCGTCTGCTCATCGGGACGTGCCAAAAAGGAGCACGACCTTGGATGAGCGGGCGACGGCCTGCTCAATACCAAGGTCTTGCTCCCGAGCTGTCGCTCGTCGCGGGCACCGAGCCCAGAAGGGCTGTGTTGACGATGCCTGCGTCTGCCTTTTTTTGGGCGGCAGCGGCTACTCCCCTAAGTTTTGAATGGAGGCATCTTACCACACCGCGCCGAGATGTCAAGTGAGGGCTAGGTCTCGGCGGCTGGCATGACCAGCCACAGGATCACGTAGAGGACCCACATGGGGCCGGGCAGGAGGCTGAGCAGCAGCCAGACCAGGCGCGCGGCCATCGGCGAGATGCCGAAGCGATCGGCAAGGCTCCGCAGACCCCTGCGACGATGCGGTGATTGCGGGAGCGCACGAGGCGCGAGGGGGGCGAGGCCATGGCGAGGACACCTCCTGATCAAGGGGATACGCCATGAATGGTATAATAGGAGGTCCACGATTGCCTAGAGCGGGTGCCCGTCGCCCGCGACCGCCCCACGTAAGGAGTCCCCATGGAACCCACCACCGCCCCCGCGGGTGCGCCAGAGTTACTCGATCGCCGCCTGATCGGCGACGTGCTCGATACGGCCCTCTCGAACGGCGCCGACTTCGCCGAGATCTTCGTAGAGGACAAGGCGACCAGCCGCATCTCCCTGCTCGATTCCAAGGTCAAGGACGCCGCCAGCGGCCAGGTCCTGGGGGCGGGCATCCGCGTGCTCTACGGCACCCGCGCGGTCTACGCCCACACCAACGACCTCTCGCGCGAGAGCCTGCTCTTCGCGGCGCGCTCGGTGAGCCAGGCCCACCAGGGTTCCGAGCGCCACCCGGCCTCGGCGCTGGTGAGCGCGCCGCGCGGTCGGGTCCATCCCTTCGAGCGGGACCCGCGCGAGGTGCCCTCGGCGCTCAAGGTCGCCCTGCTCTCGCGGGCCGACCGCGCGGCCCGGGCCTTCGCCAGCGAGATCTCGCAGGTGGACGTTTCGTTGACCGAGTGGGTGCAGCGCGTCCTGGTGGCCAACTCGGAGGGGCTCTTGGCGAGCGACCTTCGGCCCTACGTCCGCCTGGCGATCCAGGCGATCGCCTCGGATGGCACCGAGTTCCAGACCGGCGCCGAGTCGCCGGGCGCCCTGCGCGGCTACGAGTGGATCGACGCGCTCGACGTGGAGGCCCTCGCCCGGTCCGCCGCCGAGCAGGCCATGACCATGCTCAAGGCGGGCTACGCCCCTTCCGGCAAGATGCCCGTCATCATCGACAAGGGCTTCGGCGGGGTCATCCTCCACGAGGCATGCGGTCACCTGCTCGAGACCACCTCGGTCGCGACCGGCGCCTCGGTCTTCGCGGGCAAGATGGGCGAGCGGATCGCCCACCCCAGCGTGACGGTGGTGGATGACGGCACCCTCGAGGCCGAGTGGGGCTCGACGGCCATCGACGACGAGGGCATGCCCACCGAGAAGACGACCCTCATCGAGAACGGCAAGCTCGTCAGCTACATCGTCGACCGGCTCGGCGCCCGCAAGACCGGCTACCGCCCCACGGGCTCGGGCCGCCGCGAGAGCTACCGCTTCGCGCCCACCAGCCGCATGCGCAACACCTACATCGCCCCGGGCCCCCACTCGCTCGAGGAGCTGATCGCCTCGGTGCCCTACGGCCTCTACGCCAAGCGCATGGGCGGCGGATCGGTCAGCCCCGGCACGGGGGACTTCAACTTCTCGGTGCGCGAGGCCTACGTCATCCGCGACGGCAAGCTTTGCGAGCCGGTGCGCGGCGCGACCCTGATCGGTAACGGCTCGGACATCCTCCAGAAGATCGACATGGTGGGCAGCGACCTGGCCCATGCGGCCGGGATGTGCGGCTCGCTGAGCGGCTCGATCCCCGTCAACGTCGGCCAGCCCCCGGTCCGGGTCTCCGAGATCGTCGTGGGCGGAAGGAGCTAAGCAGATGAACACCTACACCACCGAGATCCAGGCCGTGCTCGCGGCCGCGACCCAGGCTGCCGTCGAGGCCGAGGTCTACCTGCGCGCCGCCACCGCCACCACCATCCGCATCCAGGACCAGGAGGTCGACCAGTTCTCGCTGGCGGACTCGCGCGGGGCGGGCATCCGCGTCGTGAA is a genomic window of Pantanalinema sp. containing:
- a CDS encoding PspC domain-containing protein, coding for MDLLLYHSWRIPLIRRCPRHGLAPLAPRALPQSPHRRRGLRSLADRFGISPMAARLVWLLLSLLPGPMWVLYVILWLVMPAAET
- a CDS encoding YiiX/YebB-like N1pC/P60 family cysteine hydrolase; translated protein: MKKIALPLLLLSLSLSLAGCGLGTPSASQLSASDDAQLAAESLSGGDEARLSAIVERLSGDFLGTASLEAASSDPFVGPRAGLLYRALDKSQVLRTLGYKLSGAIVKRHFSKPGTVDDVPPIGPADRAALSRALQPGDVIQCGNNSSFVHAIFYLGDDVIVHALAQEGFGRKMIGVREETLTAYLDRAERDKVVVLRPRWTPEKLQDAIAFSRAQVGKDYDTLFMTDADDRFYCTELVYRILTRTGVARVEPHKVKGGWRLVMNEDFRKSPDLAVVYRLNHD
- a CDS encoding TldD/PmbA family protein, whose protein sequence is MEPTTAPAGAPELLDRRLIGDVLDTALSNGADFAEIFVEDKATSRISLLDSKVKDAASGQVLGAGIRVLYGTRAVYAHTNDLSRESLLFAARSVSQAHQGSERHPASALVSAPRGRVHPFERDPREVPSALKVALLSRADRAARAFASEISQVDVSLTEWVQRVLVANSEGLLASDLRPYVRLAIQAIASDGTEFQTGAESPGALRGYEWIDALDVEALARSAAEQAMTMLKAGYAPSGKMPVIIDKGFGGVILHEACGHLLETTSVATGASVFAGKMGERIAHPSVTVVDDGTLEAEWGSTAIDDEGMPTEKTTLIENGKLVSYIVDRLGARKTGYRPTGSGRRESYRFAPTSRMRNTYIAPGPHSLEELIASVPYGLYAKRMGGGSVSPGTGDFNFSVREAYVIRDGKLCEPVRGATLIGNGSDILQKIDMVGSDLAHAAGMCGSLSGSIPVNVGQPPVRVSEIVVGGRS
- a CDS encoding Tim44 domain-containing protein; this translates as MNARKILAIAALGIFLGGVVAEDASARAGRSARSGGYSSMGARGARTFDNNGMQGIQRTRQWNNPAASARTNPLQQNKPSWFQRNPFMAGLAGALAGSALFSMLGGLFGGFGGMGGGGGGGFLTLLLLGGLAFMAYRMLKNRQQPSYAPGSQGAPSDPFGRQTFDQPSQFGAQAPTITDIGGYRQTKEQGLAAIALNSPGFKTEQTEDALSGVFFRVQEAWSSNDQAALRGLTTPEMFDYFREDLDTMAGRGERNVIKNIVMRSFELTEAWTEDREEYITVKIYARLVDYMERHGQVVEGSTSEPVEFKEAWTFNRTRGEDDWRLSAINQY